A section of the Petrimonas sulfuriphila genome encodes:
- a CDS encoding DUF4249 domain-containing protein: MNKKSIFCIILLCALLFCACEKEIEFKGDVKKPVLVLNGYLTPDENVTVHLSKSRFVMDDHTPYVSIENASVELYVNGVLKEKLVYGNEGNYAGQYRPRIGDEIEVRASAPGFEAVKAKTGIPQAPVFELADSTLTHTVKDVSSQFTDDPGYTFKQWEHVNKIRLRLKEEKNEENFYFIKAEHNLYDKDKSIGKELQKVELSKVLKGNISDTGNPLEEVLWGEEDSGYKRQLENIFSDALVNGRELFFNFEYYENLKTVMKRPNGNEEIINAGGPFTKEYVIALSSMSSDYYQFVVSAAKAYNVDENPFVEPVQVRTNVENGLGILGAYTTSRFVFRFEKYTEGGYSIQW, from the coding sequence TCTGCGCCTGCGAAAAAGAAATCGAATTTAAAGGAGATGTAAAAAAACCGGTTCTGGTATTGAACGGTTATCTCACGCCCGATGAAAATGTAACGGTACATCTTTCAAAAAGCCGTTTTGTCATGGATGACCATACACCCTACGTGTCTATCGAAAACGCTTCCGTAGAGCTATACGTGAACGGGGTGTTGAAGGAAAAGCTTGTTTACGGCAATGAGGGGAATTACGCCGGGCAATATCGTCCGCGAATTGGCGATGAGATTGAAGTCCGCGCATCGGCTCCGGGTTTCGAAGCGGTAAAAGCGAAAACCGGGATTCCGCAGGCTCCGGTGTTTGAATTGGCGGATTCTACCCTTACGCATACGGTAAAAGATGTTTCCAGCCAATTCACCGATGATCCGGGGTATACATTTAAGCAATGGGAGCATGTTAACAAGATCCGCTTACGCTTAAAAGAGGAAAAGAACGAGGAGAATTTTTATTTTATCAAAGCCGAACACAATTTGTACGATAAGGATAAGTCCATCGGAAAAGAGTTGCAAAAGGTAGAGTTGAGCAAAGTGTTGAAAGGAAACATTTCGGATACGGGTAACCCGCTCGAAGAAGTTTTGTGGGGAGAAGAAGATTCCGGTTATAAAAGGCAACTGGAGAATATTTTTTCCGATGCATTGGTGAACGGAAGAGAGCTGTTTTTTAATTTTGAATACTATGAGAACCTCAAAACCGTCATGAAAAGGCCAAATGGAAACGAAGAAATCATCAATGCCGGTGGTCCTTTCACGAAAGAATATGTTATCGCCTTATCCAGTATGTCTTCCGATTATTATCAATTTGTGGTTTCTGCCGCCAAAGCGTATAATGTGGATGAAAACCCTTTTGTGGAGCCAGTACAAGTACGGACAAACGTAGAAAACGGATTGGGGATTTTAGGTGCATATACCACAAGCCGGTTTGTTTTTAGATTCGAAAAATACACGGAGGGAGGCTATTCAATACAGTGGTAG
- the ltrA gene encoding group II intron reverse transcriptase/maturase → MKGRRQKIFDKAETCPQKNRTASEGYAGGQTFLWITENNLTEPENRKENGLLESILSPANLNAAYKRVKSNKGAAGVDKMEVDSLKDYLVNHKDAQISSILRGKYRPHPTRRVLIPKGNGKQRQLGIPTVVDRVIQQSISQQLSLIYEPQFSDHSYGFRPRRSAHQAVQKCQQYITEGYIHAVDMDLERFFDTVVHGKLIEVLSRTIKDGRVVSLIHKYLNAGVIQQDGRFGETLEGVPQGGPLSPLLGNVLLNELDWELERRGHKFVRYADDLVILCKSKRGAERTMKSITSYIEEKLFLKVNRDKTKVASIRDINFLGYGFYRYKGECRLRIHPKSVIKMKAKIKELTSRSNGWGNERRKTALGYYIKGWVQYFKLADMRSLLEKTDMWYRRRLRMVIWKQWKRIKTKVTNLIKLGINKYKAYEWGNTRKGYWHIAKSYILTRTITNERLCKAGYVFFTDYYEAVRR, encoded by the coding sequence ATGAAAGGAAGAAGGCAGAAAATCTTTGATAAAGCAGAGACCTGCCCGCAGAAGAATAGGACGGCATCCGAAGGCTATGCGGGAGGGCAGACTTTCCTGTGGATAACTGAGAACAACCTCACCGAACCGGAAAACCGCAAAGAGAATGGACTTCTTGAAAGCATTCTTTCACCTGCCAACCTTAATGCAGCTTACAAGCGAGTAAAGAGCAATAAAGGTGCAGCAGGAGTAGACAAGATGGAGGTGGATTCTTTAAAAGATTATCTTGTCAACCATAAGGATGCACAGATAAGCTCTATTCTAAGGGGTAAATATCGCCCCCATCCGACACGACGGGTATTAATACCCAAGGGAAACGGCAAACAGCGCCAGTTGGGTATTCCTACAGTAGTAGACAGAGTTATCCAGCAAAGCATATCACAACAACTATCCCTTATTTACGAGCCACAGTTCTCTGACCACAGCTATGGGTTCAGACCCAGGCGGTCAGCTCACCAGGCAGTCCAAAAATGTCAACAGTACATCACCGAGGGATATATCCATGCAGTAGATATGGACTTGGAAAGATTCTTTGACACGGTAGTACACGGCAAACTGATTGAGGTACTATCCCGAACCATTAAAGATGGCAGGGTGGTATCACTCATTCATAAATACCTTAATGCAGGTGTAATACAACAAGATGGACGCTTTGGTGAGACTCTTGAAGGAGTACCGCAGGGTGGACCATTAAGTCCCCTGCTTGGTAACGTCCTTCTTAATGAGTTAGACTGGGAGCTTGAAAGAAGGGGACATAAGTTTGTACGATATGCCGATGACTTGGTTATACTATGTAAAAGCAAACGAGGTGCCGAAAGAACTATGAAAAGTATTACTTCTTATATAGAGGAGAAACTTTTCCTTAAAGTCAATCGGGATAAAACCAAAGTTGCCTCCATCAGGGATATCAACTTTCTTGGCTACGGTTTCTACCGTTACAAGGGAGAATGCAGGCTAAGAATACACCCCAAAAGTGTGATAAAGATGAAAGCCAAAATCAAAGAGCTGACATCCAGAAGCAACGGGTGGGGAAACGAGCGCAGGAAGACAGCACTCGGTTACTATATTAAAGGCTGGGTGCAATACTTCAAACTGGCAGATATGAGAAGTTTGTTAGAAAAGACGGATATGTGGTATCGCCGACGGTTACGCATGGTAATCTGGAAACAATGGAAACGGATAAAGACCAAAGTGACCAATCTCATCAAGCTCGGTATTAATAAATACAAAGCCTACGAGTGGGGTAACACGAGGAAAGGTTATTGGCATATCGCCAAAAGCTATATACTAACCCGTACTATTACAAATGAACGTTTATGCAAAGCCGGTTACGTTTTCTTTACGGATTATTATGAAGCGGTGAGACGGTAA